One window of Fusarium keratoplasticum isolate Fu6.1 chromosome 2, whole genome shotgun sequence genomic DNA carries:
- a CDS encoding Lon protease-like protein, mitochondrial, with the protein MIPRSRLSGRLILERSAAHASRVSSEAIAARWSSSPAYRNRHICARRLPAIQPRLASAAFSTAARLGKEKDSKDKGFFESAIEPLTEPLSEEEAQANLENKRKEAEDKLSAESRNPGPDSPGSGKNDAGGQSQDGKAGSAAGGSAGSGSGSDGGDGGRRGRKSSAEKALQKPVVPEVYPQVLAIPIARRPLFPGFYKAITIKDPDVANAITESIKRGQPYVGAFLFKDENEDEDVIRNPDDVYDVGVFAQITSAFPIHGQEGALTAILYPHRRIRLSSLLPPGGQDAAKKTDSKTEPTPEPIPQKPAEEEATQEKKGDVVASFEESAVEKKPDQTAEKYEPTSFLKRYPVSLVNVENLVDEPYDPKSPVIRAVTNEIVNVFKEVATMNNLFRDQISTFSMSQSTGNVTSEPAKLADFAAAVSSGEQKELQEVLGCLNVEERMQKALVVLKKELMNAQLQSKISKDVENKISKRQREYWLMEQMKGIRRELGLESDGKDKLVEKFKEKANKLAMPDAVRKVFDEELNKLAHLETAASEFNVTRNYLDWLTQIPWGRRSAENFGIPNAVKILDEDHHGLKDVKDRILEFIAVGKLRGTVEGKILCFVGPPGVGKTSIGKSIARALNREYYRFSVGGLTDVAEIKGHRRTYVGALPGRMIQALKKCQTENPLILIDEIDKIGRGYQGDPSSALLELLDPEQNSSFLDHYMDVPVDLSKVLFVCTANMTDTIPRPLLDRMEIITLSGYVADEKMAIAQRYLAPAAKETAGLQNADVVLSEEAIEELIKSYCRESGVRNLKKQIEKVYRKSALKIVQELGEEVLPEEDALTEEGKSALEEAEKKKEEQASTGKESDVESSSESGETGTATEKPRKPLRVPDSVHVVIGKDNLNDYVGPPVFTSDRLYDVSPPGVSMGLAWTQLGGAAMYIESILQAPLRPETRPHLEITGNLKNVMKESTTIAYSFAKAFMVKEFPDNHFFDKAKMHLHVPDGAVSKDGPSAGITMATSLLSLALDTPVDPTVAMTGELTLTGKVLRIGGLREKTVAARRAGCKTIIFPKDNMSDWLELPENIKEGLQGHPVAWYPEVFNLVFPNLDREQANKCKIREWEEQQKKNNPESAEEED; encoded by the exons ATGATCCCGCGTTCACGCCTCTCTGGccgcctcatcctcgagcgCTCTGCCGCCCATGCATCCCGAGTCTCTTccgaagccatcgccgctcGATGGTCCTCTTCACCCGCCTACCGAAACCGTCACATCTGCGCTCGCCGGCTGCCCGCCATTCAGCCGCGGTTAGCCtccgccgccttctccacGGCCGCACGCCTcggaaaggagaaggacagcAAGGACAAAGGCTTCTTCGAGTCCGCTATAGAACCATTGACCGAGCCGTTgtccgaggaggaggcccagGCGAACCTGGAGAACAAGCggaaggaggccgaggacaagctTTCGGCCGAATCGAGAAATCCAGGGCCTGACTCACCCGGCTCTGGCAAGAATGACGCCGGAGGTCAATCACAAGACGGAAAGGCCGGGAGTGCGGCTGGAGGTTCTGCAGGATCTGGTTCCGGGAGCGACGGCGGTGACGGAGGCCGACGCGGTCGAAAGTCgtccgccgagaaggccctCCAGAAGCCAGTCGTCCCCGAGGTCTACCCCCAGGTCCTAGCTATCCCCATTGCCCGACGGCCGCTCTTCCCTGGTTTCTATAAGGCGATTACCATCAAGGATCCCGATGTGGCCAACGCAATCACTGAGTCCATCAAGCGTGGTCAACCCTATGTCGGCGCCTTCTTgttcaaggacgagaatgaggacgaggatgtcATTCGAAACCCCGACGATGTCTACGACGTGGGTGTCTTTGCCCAAATTACAAGTGCCTTCCccatccatggccaagaGGGAGCTCTGACCGCCATCCTCTACCCTCATCGACGTATCCGATTATCCAGCTTGCTGCCTCCCGGTGGCCAagatgctgccaagaagaccGATTCCAAGACCGAGCCTACACCCGAACCCATTCCCCAGaagcccgccgaggaggaggctacgcaagagaagaagggcgatGTCGTCGCCAGCTTCGAGGAGAGTGctgtggagaagaagcccgacCAGACCGCAGAGAAGTACGAGCCGACCTCGTTCCTCAAGAGATACCCCGTCAGCCTGGTCAACGTCGAGAACCTTGTCGATGAGCCATACGACCCCAAGAGCCCTGTTATCCGCGCCGTCACCAACGAGATCGTCAACGTCTTCAAAGAAGTGGCTACGATGAACAACCTCTTCCGTGACCAAATCTCGACCTTTTCCATGAGCCAGTCTACCGGAAACGTGACATCAGAACCCGCCAAGCttgccgactttgccgccGCCGTGTCGTCGGGCGAGCAGAAGGAGCTGCAGGAGGTCCTGGGATGTCTCAAcgtggaggagaggatgcAGAAGGCCCTGGTGGTGCTCAAGAAAGAGCTCATGAATGCCCAGCTGCAGTCCAAGATCAGTAAGGATGTGGAGAACAAGATCAGCAAGAGGCAGCGCGAGTACTGGCTTATGGAACAAATGAAGGGTATCCGCCgcgagctcggcctcgagtcggacggcaaggacaagctggtcgagaagttcaaggagaaggccaacAAGCTCGCCATGCCCGATGCCGTGCGCAAGGtctttgacgaggagcttAACAAGCTTGCTCACCTCGAGACTGCTGCTTCCGAGTTCAACGTGACGAGGAACTACCTGGACTGGCTCACACAGATCCCCTGGGGCCGGAGGAGCGCCGAGAACTTTGGCATCCCCAACGCCGTCAAGATCCTGGATGAGGATCACCACGGCctcaaggacgtcaaggATCGTATTCTCGAGTTCATCGCGGTTGGCAAGCTTCGAGGCACTGTCGAGGGTAAGATCCTCTGCTTCGTCGGCCCTCCCGGAGTGGGCAAGACCAGTATCGGAAAGTCGATTGCGCGAGCCCTCAACCGAGAATATTACCGATTTAGTGTCGGAGGTCTTACCGATGTTGCTGAGATCAAGGGTCACCGAAGGACCTACGTCGGCGCCCTTCCCGGTCGTATGATCCAGGCGCTGAAGAAGTGTCAGACTGAGAACCCTCTTATCCTGATCGATGAGATTGACAAGATTGGCCGAGGATACCAGGGCGACCCCTCATCTGCACTGCTGGAGCTATTGGACCCTGAGCAGAACAGCTCTTTCCTGGACCACTACATGGATGTGCCCGTCGACCTGTCCAAGGTCTTGTTCGTGTGCACAGCCAACATGACTGACACCATCCCCCGACCTCTGCTCGACCGAATGGAGATCATTACCCTCTCGGGCTACGTTGCTGATGAGAAGATGGCTATCGCCCAACGGTACCTCGCTCCCGCTGCTAAGGAAACCGCTGGACTTCAGAATGCCGACGTTGTCCTGAGTGAGGAGGCTATTGAGGAGCTGATCAAGTCGTACTGCCGCGAGTCTGGTGTCCGAAACCTCAAAAAGCAGATCGAAAAGGTCTACCGCAAGTCTGCCCTCAAGATTGTCCAAGAGCTCGGTGAGGAGGTTCTCCCAGAGGAGGACGCCCTgaccgaggagggcaagtctgcgctcgaggaggccgagaagaagaaggaggagcaggcTAGCACAGGCAAGGAGTCAGATGTGGAGAGCTCTTCCGAGTCTGGCGAGACTGGCACGGCCACGGAGAAGCCCCGCAAGCCTCTCCGGGTTCCCGACTCGGTTCACGTCGTCATCGGCAAGGACAACCTCAACGACTACGTTGGCCCCCCCGTCTTCACCTCGGATCGTCTGTACGACGTCAGTCCCCCTGGTGTCTCCATGGGTCTCGCCTGGACACAGCTTGGTGGCGCTGCCATGTACATTGAGTCGATCCTGCAGGCTCCCCTTCGACCAGAGACGCGGCCGCACCTCGAGATCACGGGCAACCTCAAGAACGTCATGAAGGAGTCCACCACGATCGCCTACTCCTTCGCAAAGGCTTTCATGGTCAAGGAGTTCCCCGACAACCACTTcttcgacaaggccaagatgcacCTTCACGTTCCCGATGGTGCCGTCTCCAAGGATGGTCCTTCGGCTGGTATCACCATGGCTACTTcgctcctctccctcgccctcgacaCCCCTGTTGACCCGACCGTCGCTATGACTGGTGAGCTTACACTCACTGGCAAGGTGCTGCGTATCGGCGGTCTTCGCGAGAAGACTGTTGCCGCTCGTCGCGCTGGCTGCAAGaccatcatcttccccaAGGACAACATGTCTGACTGGCTGGAGCTGCCTGAG AACATCAAGGaaggtcttcaaggccatcctgTGGCCTGGTACCCTGAGgtcttcaacctcgtcttCCCCAACCTTGACCGCGAACAGGCCAACAAGTGCAAGATCCGCGAGTGggaggagcagcagaagaagaacaacCCCGAGtccgccgaggaggaagactAG